Within Bacillus solimangrovi, the genomic segment TCATACCAAATAGTGTGTAACGAATCAAACATATTTTAGGAGGTTACATTAGTTGTTTTTAGAATTCATCAATAGTCAATGGCATCAAAATTTTAAAGGTAATGAAGTATTATATGATAGGAATTGGATAAAGGATTTTGTTCTTAGATTTGGGCTAGATTCTCTTGCTCAACCTACTAATGACAACATTGAAAGCTTGATCAAATTGAGAAATTTGCTTGTAACAATGCTTCAAGAATATCTTCAAAATGAAAAATGCTCTGAAGATAGTTGGAAAACCTTAAACAAATTAATTGAATCTACAACTTTTCATCAAAAAATTGAAATAACAGATACTATAAAAGTTGTAAAACAACCATTAGAAATAATTGGACATGGGTAATGAGTGAAATTGCACTATCATTTGCACAAACAATAGCTTCACATCATTATGAAAAAATTAAAGTTTGTGAAAATAAAGAATGTCAATTTTTCTTTTTTGATACGAGTAAAAACAATAGCAAAAAATTTTGCTGTACTAAATGCGCAAATTTAATAAAAGTAAGGAGATTTAGAGAAAAACAAAAAAAGTAGAATATCGTCTTTTTTCATATTGTTACGAGGAACTCTCATAATTAAAGAGTTCCTTCCAATACTCCTACAATTTCATTTTGACTTTTTGATTTCTGTATAATTCTCTATTGTTATAGAACCCTACTTTATCAAATATAAATTAAGGAGAAGAGGTCTATATTATAGCTTAGGAAAATGAAATGACATTAACAGGATTGTTCTAAAATTGATATGACAACTATTTAAACGATTGTGTATATGAATCCATCTTTCTTAAATGTGATCATAAGTTTCGATTGTAATATACCAGATTCTATTAACCATTTATTCACAATATCAAAATTGTTGATTACCTGTTTTTCATTAGTGTATTTATTCGAATGAAACGATTTTGAATCAAACGGATCTTTTTCTGCTCTTAATCTACCTGAACCACCACATGTTTCACAAAATGGCTCATTGCCTTCGCATTTACAAGGAATCACTTTTATCATTTCAATTGCCACAGAAAACATCTCCTATCTTTTTATCTTCCAGTTAAGATACCTTTCTTATATCTACCACATTTCTATAACAAAAAAACCTTTACCACGAATGGTAAAGGTTTTAAACAAATAAAGACCTTTACCAACTGATAAAGGTCTTGCTAACAACGTAATGTTGCCAACAAAGCCGAGAGTAATATACTCCGTAATGACGACTTTGCTGTTAAAGCTACTCCCCTTTAGGAGAACTATTTTATTGAATATACTAATTTTATATTGAAATCTATAAAACAGTCAATAGATATTATGATCCAACACAATTTAGACAAATAATTAATAATAAAAAAAGTGCACTGTAAACATCTGAAGATGAATTATTTCACTTATTCAATGATTATTTGTATACATTAATCATACCAGGCTTTAAAATGTTGTAATTTAAACATATTAATTTATTACTCAAATACGGTATGTGAAATTTTAATTCATCTTGTTTTTCTAATGAATAATCCCTTTTTACAAATTATTAATACCTCATGATTTTAACTCCTTACTAACTTGTTCCTGTAGTTATTTTACAATGTTGTATAGAATGAAAAAACAAATATATATTTAGAATTGCAAAGATACTGACTTAGAATAACATTTCATCTTAACAATTTAAAAATTCTGTAAAGTAGATTGTTCTTATCTACTCTACAGAATTTAAAGTTTAGATTACAGGTTGACGTTTAATCGAACTTCCATGTGTTATGATGCATTACATACTTTAACGTATAAGCTCTTTTATTGTACTATTCTCTTTCACAGTGTATTTTTGAATCTTCTCTTCATCTAAAGTAATACCTAAACCTGGACCATCAGGAATAATCACATATCCATCACTATCGATATCAATTGGTTTGTCTAACATAAAGTCTCTGGATTCCAGCGTCCAGCTCTTAACTTCTAGAGGGAACTCAACAAAACTTCCATTTGAAATCGCAGCAACTAACTGCAGGTTGGCTGCTAATCCAATACCATTACTCCACGTATGCGGAGTGAATAGAGCTTGGTTCATTTCAGCTAATTCCGCAATTTTCTTTCCACCTGTGATTCCACCAGAGAAAACGACATCCGTCTGATACACATCAAGAGATTCATGTTTTAATAGTTGTTTAATTTCATGCATTTTAGAGGTCATTTCAGCCCCAGCAATGCGAAGCGTTTTCATGTTAGAACGTAGCCTTGCTAACCCTTCAAAATCAAACTGATTCAATGGTTCTTCTAGCCAGTACACACCCATCTTTTCTAATTCGAGTGCAATTTGTAAAGCAGTATGGTATGACCAAGTCGATTCTTCTGCACTAACCTTCCACCCTTGATTAGCATCAACCATAATTTCCATCTGTGAACCAAAATTTTCACGAATTGCCTCAATCATTTTCAAATCATCTTTTGGATTTGGAGAATGGAAGCGGATCTTTATTGCTTTGAATCCTTTTTCAATATAGTACTCTATATCTTCAAGACGCTCTTCAATTGGTTTTAATTCACCTGTGCTTACATAAGCAGGTATTTTCCTTTTATTCGATCCACCAAG encodes:
- a CDS encoding CGNR zinc finger domain-containing protein codes for the protein MSEIALSFAQTIASHHYEKIKVCENKECQFFFFDTSKNNSKKFCCTKCANLIKVRRFREKQKK
- a CDS encoding mandelate racemase/muconate lactonizing enzyme family protein codes for the protein MKITDIDVQHICYPMSVPFKATWAAGRVQPYHDLILVRVSTDEGIEGVGATVGFLGNEFKVFIEEKLKPLLLGRNPLEISEIHKHLEAATLFGNPRPWVIEHACWDIKGKYLKQPVANLLGGSNKRKIPAYVSTGELKPIEERLEDIEYYIEKGFKAIKIRFHSPNPKDDLKMIEAIRENFGSQMEIMVDANQGWKVSAEESTWSYHTALQIALELEKMGVYWLEEPLNQFDFEGLARLRSNMKTLRIAGAEMTSKMHEIKQLLKHESLDVYQTDVVFSGGITGGKKIAELAEMNQALFTPHTWSNGIGLAANLQLVAAISNGSFVEFPLEVKSWTLESRDFMLDKPIDIDSDGYVIIPDGPGLGITLDEEKIQKYTVKENSTIKELIR